Proteins from a genomic interval of Papaver somniferum cultivar HN1 chromosome 4, ASM357369v1, whole genome shotgun sequence:
- the LOC113275712 gene encoding uncharacterized protein LOC113275712 isoform X2 — MSSMENRCQLGENAVTVVLAALSSLESPNEEDTYDVDDEELLDSLFRCLFLLLEHSENKVIFAEAGGVQLMIKIMQHEELGHSYYGSAIVALDMAVKDCQPAFKNFVTDASGLDTAFPASMDVILQSILHEKEVIEEHQISLIASLADGVAKMIKDMLLTKFAENDFKRITWLMELFVRYSDKVEAMTKHLKDKQQLHPSELYEEKLQCGFSTLQSIAVILAYLWSFGNRAINARIEKELSQHQLEKKHLRDTLSTYRDNIGNAGESVESAKTAVIEKYICPLRVWSWMNREILTRVGSWM; from the exons ATGTCTAGTATGGAAAATAGATGTCAATTAGGGGAAAATGCTGTAACTGTTGTACTGGCTGCTCTTTCATCTCTTGAAAGTCCTAATGAAGAAGACACGTATGACGTTGACGATGAGGAACTGCTGGATAGTTTATTTCGTTGTTTATTTCTTCTATTAGAACATTCAGAGAATAAAGTGATTTTCGCGGAGGCTGGAGGGGTTCAGTTAATGATTAAAATTATGCAGCATGAGGAATTGGGTCATTCTTATTATGGGTCTGCAATTGTGGCACTTGATATGGCAGTGAAGGATTGTCAACCTGCTTTTAAGAATTTTGTGACTGATGCTTCCGGACTGGACACTGCATTCCCTGCTTCCATGGATGTA ATTCTGCAAAGCATTTTGCATGAGAAGGAAGTAATAGAAGAACATCAGATATCTCTAATCGCATCATTAGCTG ATGGCGTTGCCAAGATGATAAAAGATATGTTGTTAACAAAGTTTGCAGAGAATGATTTCAAAAGGATTACTTGGCTTATGGAGCTCTTCGTACG ATATTCTGACAAAGTTGAAGCAATGACCAAGCATCTCAAAGACAAACAGCAG CTACACCCGTCTGAGCTCTACGAGGAAAAACTGCAATGCGGATTTTCCACGCTTCAG TCGATTGCTGTTATTCTTGCTTATCTTTGGTCGTTCGG GAATCGTGCAATAAATGCTAGAATTGAAAAAGAATTGTCTCAGCACCAGTTAGAGAAGAAACATTTGCGAGATACTCTCTCA ACATATCGAGACAACATTGGCAATGCGGGTGAATCAGTAGAAAGTGCAAAGACAGCAGTGATCGAGAAATACATATGTCCCTTGAG GGTATGGAGCTGGATGAACAGGGAAATCCTGACCAGGGTTGGGAGCTGGATGTAA
- the LOC113275712 gene encoding uncharacterized protein LOC113275712 isoform X1 — protein sequence MSSMENRCQLGENAVTVVLAALSSLESPNEEDTYDVDDEELLDSLFRCLFLLLEHSENKVIFAEAGGVQLMIKIMQHEELGHSYYGSAIVALDMAVKDCQPAFKNFVTDASGLDTAFPASMDVILQSILHEKEVIEEHQISLIASLADGVAKMIKDMLLTKFAENDFKRITWLMELFVRYSDKVEAMTKHLKDKQQLHPSELYEEKLQCGFSTLQSIAVILAYLWSFGNRAINARIEKELSQHQLEKKHLRDTLSTYRDNIGNAGESVESAKTAVIEKYICPLRKILCRVWSWMNREILTRVGSWM from the exons ATGTCTAGTATGGAAAATAGATGTCAATTAGGGGAAAATGCTGTAACTGTTGTACTGGCTGCTCTTTCATCTCTTGAAAGTCCTAATGAAGAAGACACGTATGACGTTGACGATGAGGAACTGCTGGATAGTTTATTTCGTTGTTTATTTCTTCTATTAGAACATTCAGAGAATAAAGTGATTTTCGCGGAGGCTGGAGGGGTTCAGTTAATGATTAAAATTATGCAGCATGAGGAATTGGGTCATTCTTATTATGGGTCTGCAATTGTGGCACTTGATATGGCAGTGAAGGATTGTCAACCTGCTTTTAAGAATTTTGTGACTGATGCTTCCGGACTGGACACTGCATTCCCTGCTTCCATGGATGTA ATTCTGCAAAGCATTTTGCATGAGAAGGAAGTAATAGAAGAACATCAGATATCTCTAATCGCATCATTAGCTG ATGGCGTTGCCAAGATGATAAAAGATATGTTGTTAACAAAGTTTGCAGAGAATGATTTCAAAAGGATTACTTGGCTTATGGAGCTCTTCGTACG ATATTCTGACAAAGTTGAAGCAATGACCAAGCATCTCAAAGACAAACAGCAG CTACACCCGTCTGAGCTCTACGAGGAAAAACTGCAATGCGGATTTTCCACGCTTCAG TCGATTGCTGTTATTCTTGCTTATCTTTGGTCGTTCGG GAATCGTGCAATAAATGCTAGAATTGAAAAAGAATTGTCTCAGCACCAGTTAGAGAAGAAACATTTGCGAGATACTCTCTCA ACATATCGAGACAACATTGGCAATGCGGGTGAATCAGTAGAAAGTGCAAAGACAGCAGTGATCGAGAAATACATATGTCCCTTGAG GAAAATCCTGTGCAGGGTATGGAGCTGGATGAACAGGGAAATCCTGACCAGGGTTGGGAGCTGGATGTAA
- the LOC113275712 gene encoding uncharacterized protein LOC113275712 isoform X3 — MSSMENRCQLGENAVTVVLAALSSLESPNEEDTYDVDDEELLDSLFRCLFLLLEHSENKVIFAEAGGVQLMIKIMQHEELGHSYYGSAIVALDMAVKDCQPAFKNFVTDASGLDTAFPASMDVILQSILHEKEVIEEHQISLIASLADGVAKMIKDMLLTKFAENDFKRITWLMELFVRYSDKVEAMTKHLKDKQQLHPSELYEEKLQCGFSTLQSIAVILAYLWSFGNRAINARIEKELSQHQLEKKHLRDTLSTYRDNIGNAGESVESAKTAVIEKYICPLRLRVFIRS, encoded by the exons ATGTCTAGTATGGAAAATAGATGTCAATTAGGGGAAAATGCTGTAACTGTTGTACTGGCTGCTCTTTCATCTCTTGAAAGTCCTAATGAAGAAGACACGTATGACGTTGACGATGAGGAACTGCTGGATAGTTTATTTCGTTGTTTATTTCTTCTATTAGAACATTCAGAGAATAAAGTGATTTTCGCGGAGGCTGGAGGGGTTCAGTTAATGATTAAAATTATGCAGCATGAGGAATTGGGTCATTCTTATTATGGGTCTGCAATTGTGGCACTTGATATGGCAGTGAAGGATTGTCAACCTGCTTTTAAGAATTTTGTGACTGATGCTTCCGGACTGGACACTGCATTCCCTGCTTCCATGGATGTA ATTCTGCAAAGCATTTTGCATGAGAAGGAAGTAATAGAAGAACATCAGATATCTCTAATCGCATCATTAGCTG ATGGCGTTGCCAAGATGATAAAAGATATGTTGTTAACAAAGTTTGCAGAGAATGATTTCAAAAGGATTACTTGGCTTATGGAGCTCTTCGTACG ATATTCTGACAAAGTTGAAGCAATGACCAAGCATCTCAAAGACAAACAGCAG CTACACCCGTCTGAGCTCTACGAGGAAAAACTGCAATGCGGATTTTCCACGCTTCAG TCGATTGCTGTTATTCTTGCTTATCTTTGGTCGTTCGG GAATCGTGCAATAAATGCTAGAATTGAAAAAGAATTGTCTCAGCACCAGTTAGAGAAGAAACATTTGCGAGATACTCTCTCA ACATATCGAGACAACATTGGCAATGCGGGTGAATCAGTAGAAAGTGCAAAGACAGCAGTGATCGAGAAATACATATGTCCCTTGAGGTTGCGAGTGTTTATTAGAAGTTAA